A single Prevotella sp. E15-22 DNA region contains:
- a CDS encoding nucleoside deaminase, which translates to MEEKNKDEMYMRKALAEAQQAFDEGEIPIGAVVVCKDQVIARAHNLTETLIDPTAHAEMQAITMAANALGGKYLTGCTLYVTVEPCPMCAGAIGWAQVPRIIYGAPDPKRGFREYAPRVMHPKAECKGGILEEECRQLMQEFFKSKR; encoded by the coding sequence ATGGAAGAGAAAAATAAGGATGAAATGTATATGCGCAAAGCATTAGCCGAGGCGCAGCAAGCCTTCGATGAAGGCGAGATTCCCATCGGAGCCGTCGTTGTTTGTAAGGATCAGGTGATAGCACGTGCCCACAACCTGACAGAGACACTCATCGACCCAACGGCACATGCCGAGATGCAGGCCATCACCATGGCAGCCAATGCACTGGGTGGCAAGTACCTGACAGGCTGCACCCTCTACGTCACTGTAGAGCCCTGTCCCATGTGCGCAGGAGCCATCGGCTGGGCACAGGTACCACGCATCATTTACGGAGCTCCCGATCCCAAACGCGGTTTCCGTGAATATGCTCCTCGTGTGATGCACCCCAAGGCAGAATGCAAAGGCGGCATCCTCGAAGAAGAATGCCGCCAGTTAATGCAAGAGTTCTTTAAAAGTAAGCGATAA
- a CDS encoding biotin--[acetyl-CoA-carboxylase] ligase, which produces MEWKITHIVETDSTNRYIKSLRDGNVVVADYQTAGRGCGTNSWESERGKNLLFSMILHPSDVLASQQFILSMANALALRDALADYVDDVKIKWPNDIYWKDSKICGTLIETTLKGNHISDCIIGTGLNVNQRMFHSDAPNPVSLFQILGHEVERKEVLEKVLANMSKYMDLVRNGGWERIRTTYRYHLYRLEEMHYYRLGDGTEEYCKLVNVTDDGHLELLHDKGEIYRLAFKEVQFII; this is translated from the coding sequence GTGGAATGGAAAATAACGCATATTGTTGAAACTGACTCTACCAACCGATATATAAAGAGTTTGAGGGATGGGAATGTTGTTGTTGCTGACTATCAGACGGCAGGTCGAGGATGCGGAACAAATTCGTGGGAGTCGGAACGTGGCAAGAATCTCTTGTTCTCGATGATACTCCATCCGTCAGACGTCTTGGCGTCGCAGCAGTTTATCCTCTCAATGGCAAACGCGCTTGCGCTGAGGGATGCTCTTGCTGATTATGTGGATGATGTGAAGATAAAGTGGCCTAATGATATTTACTGGAAAGATTCTAAGATATGCGGCACACTGATAGAAACAACGCTGAAGGGAAATCATATTTCGGATTGTATAATTGGCACGGGCTTAAATGTTAACCAGCGAATGTTCCATAGTGATGCGCCTAATCCCGTTTCGTTGTTTCAGATTCTTGGTCATGAAGTGGAGCGCAAGGAAGTCCTGGAAAAAGTTCTTGCCAACATGTCGAAATACATGGACTTGGTGAGAAATGGCGGCTGGGAGCGGATACGCACTACTTATCGCTATCATTTGTACCGACTGGAGGAAATGCATTATTACAGGCTTGGCGACGGGACTGAAGAATATTGCAAACTGGTTAATGTGACAGACGACGGCCACCTGGAGTTGCTACATGACAAAGGGGAAATCTATCGTCTGGCATTTAAAGAAGTTCAATTCATAATATAA
- the pyrH gene encoding UMP kinase, with amino-acid sequence MARFKRILLKLSGESLMGSQGYGIDPERLSDYAKQIKEVAEMGVQIGIVIGGGNIFRGLSGSQKGFDRVKGDQMGMCATVINSLALSSALGAIGVKNKVMTAIRMEPIGEFYTKWKAIEAMEQGQVCIFSAGTGSPYFTTDTGSSLRGIEIEADVMLKGTRVDGIYTADPEKDPTATKFDDITYKEVLARGLKVMDLTAICMCQDNNLPIYVFNMDVVGNLKKVMAGEEIGTLVHN; translated from the coding sequence ATGGCAAGATTTAAGAGAATTCTTCTGAAGCTGTCGGGCGAGAGCCTGATGGGCAGTCAGGGCTACGGTATCGACCCTGAGCGTTTGAGCGACTATGCAAAGCAGATTAAGGAAGTGGCCGAGATGGGTGTTCAGATTGGTATCGTGATTGGTGGCGGAAATATCTTCCGTGGACTGAGTGGTAGTCAGAAGGGATTTGACCGCGTGAAGGGCGACCAGATGGGCATGTGCGCTACGGTGATTAACTCCTTGGCTCTCTCGTCGGCACTGGGTGCTATCGGTGTAAAGAACAAGGTGATGACAGCTATTCGCATGGAACCTATTGGTGAGTTCTATACGAAATGGAAGGCTATCGAGGCTATGGAACAGGGACAGGTGTGCATCTTCTCTGCTGGAACAGGCTCGCCTTATTTCACTACTGATACGGGTTCTTCTTTGCGTGGCATTGAGATTGAGGCCGACGTGATGCTAAAGGGTACACGTGTGGACGGTATCTATACAGCCGACCCAGAGAAAGATCCTACGGCAACGAAGTTCGATGATATTACTTATAAGGAGGTGCTGGCCCGTGGCTTGAAGGTGATGGACCTTACTGCTATCTGCATGTGTCAGGACAATAACCTGCCTATCTATGTGTTTAACATGGATGTCGTTGGTAACCTGAAGAAAGTAATGGCTGGTGAGGAGATTGGTACGTTAGTACACAACTAA
- a CDS encoding DUF4834 family protein has product MESVVAIAIVIVIAIATVLLVAIYYLRKGIKFVKRMANGEMTEEDFERLSKKFQKAGGTTFKFDDDYFKGSGTQRQYQKPQESKKKQSQTFHTKEGVTIVDERKPQSNKKIFAQDEGEYVEFTEEP; this is encoded by the coding sequence ATGGAATCAGTTGTTGCCATTGCTATCGTTATCGTCATTGCCATTGCCACAGTCTTACTAGTGGCAATCTACTATCTGCGCAAGGGCATTAAGTTTGTAAAGCGAATGGCTAATGGTGAGATGACCGAGGAAGACTTTGAGCGCCTTTCCAAGAAATTCCAGAAAGCGGGAGGCACCACCTTTAAGTTTGACGACGACTACTTTAAAGGATCTGGCACACAGCGGCAATATCAAAAACCGCAAGAATCGAAGAAGAAGCAGTCTCAAACCTTCCATACCAAGGAAGGCGTTACAATTGTCGATGAGAGAAAGCCCCAATCAAACAAAAAAATATTCGCCCAGGATGAGGGCGAATATGTAGAGTTTACAGAAGAGCCTTGA
- a CDS encoding phosphatidylcholine/phosphatidylserine synthase, protein MKKHIPNTITCCNLISGCIATYWAFNSEYELALLFIVIGAVFDFFDGMTARLLHVSSPIGKELDSLADDITFGFAPSAIIFSWLSGYHFHELPSPIVFLMPFTAFIMAAFSALRLAKFNLDERQSMGFIGLPTPANALFWGSLIVGAGPFLASSPIYIYGTIAVMLLFSYLLIAELPMFALKFKTWGWKGNEVKYIFLLTCIPLLIIFKVSGLAIIIAWYALLSVCTQRH, encoded by the coding sequence ATGAAGAAACACATTCCCAATACGATCACCTGCTGCAACCTGATTTCTGGTTGCATTGCCACCTATTGGGCATTCAACAGCGAATACGAACTTGCGTTGCTGTTCATTGTCATTGGTGCGGTTTTCGATTTCTTCGATGGCATGACAGCCCGTCTGCTGCACGTCAGTTCCCCTATTGGCAAGGAACTTGATTCTTTGGCCGACGACATTACATTTGGCTTTGCACCATCAGCCATCATTTTCAGCTGGCTCTCTGGTTATCATTTCCACGAACTACCCTCGCCCATTGTGTTTCTCATGCCGTTCACAGCATTCATCATGGCTGCTTTCTCGGCTCTACGCTTGGCGAAGTTCAATCTGGACGAGCGACAGTCCATGGGATTCATTGGACTTCCCACACCTGCCAATGCCCTATTCTGGGGCTCACTCATCGTAGGAGCAGGACCGTTCCTGGCCTCATCTCCCATCTACATCTACGGCACCATTGCCGTCATGCTGTTATTCAGTTATTTGCTCATTGCAGAGCTGCCCATGTTTGCATTGAAGTTTAAAACATGGGGTTGGAAAGGCAATGAGGTGAAGTACATCTTCCTGCTTACATGCATACCTCTGCTGATTATTTTCAAAGTCAGCGGATTGGCTATCATCATTGCCTGGTATGCGCTGCTCTCTGTGTGCACACAACGTCATTAA
- a CDS encoding phosphatidylserine decarboxylase family protein, producing the protein MGERIKKLKKIRIHREGTEELLYSMFALIAIAVVLWRSFDTPIPFILFIAIFGTAWLLMLNFYRCPIRYFNDDTDKAVVAPADGKIVVIEETEENEYFHDKRLMISIFMSPLNVHANWFPVDGKVKFVKHFNGNYHKAWLPKASEENEHADIMIETPHGEEVLVRQIAGAMARRIVTYAKAEEECFIDEHLGFIKLGSRVDVYLPLGSTPCVKMKQPTTGDQTIIAKLP; encoded by the coding sequence ATGGGAGAAAGAATCAAAAAACTGAAGAAAATCAGAATCCATCGTGAAGGCACCGAAGAACTGCTTTATAGCATGTTCGCATTGATAGCCATTGCCGTGGTACTCTGGAGATCCTTCGACACACCAATACCCTTTATTTTATTTATTGCCATCTTCGGCACAGCATGGTTGCTGATGCTGAACTTCTATCGCTGTCCTATCCGTTATTTTAATGACGATACTGACAAAGCCGTTGTAGCACCCGCCGATGGAAAGATTGTGGTGATAGAAGAGACAGAAGAAAACGAATACTTCCACGATAAGCGACTCATGATTAGCATTTTTATGAGCCCACTTAACGTTCATGCCAACTGGTTCCCCGTCGATGGTAAGGTTAAGTTCGTCAAGCATTTCAATGGCAACTATCACAAAGCATGGCTGCCAAAGGCAAGTGAAGAGAACGAGCATGCCGACATCATGATTGAGACGCCTCATGGCGAGGAAGTGTTGGTACGACAGATTGCTGGTGCCATGGCCCGTCGTATTGTGACCTATGCCAAGGCCGAGGAGGAATGCTTTATTGACGAGCATCTGGGATTCATCAAATTGGGTTCCCGAGTTGACGTGTACTTGCCTTTGGGCAGCACACCCTGCGTTAAGATGAAGCAGCCCACCACTGGCGACCAGACCATCATCGCCAAGTTACCTTAA
- the dnaE gene encoding DNA polymerase III subunit alpha: MEDFIHLHVHTYYSILDGQSKIKNLVDKAIGDGMKGMAITDHGDMFGIKEFHDYCISVNKNRKKDGLEPFKPIFGCEMYVARHGPKEQKNGKQDQSGYHLIVLAKNYNGYKNLIKLVSNSWVDGYYMRPRTDRADLEKYHEDLIVCSACIAGEVPKKILDGDMAGAREALEWYHRVFGDDYYLELQRHEVTDPTVRANRETFPLQQQANKVLIELAKEYGIKLVCTNDVHFVDKENAEAHDHLLCLSTGKDLDDPTRMLYSKQEWFKTKAEMNDIFSDVPEALSNTLEILDKVEVYSLDHDPIMPFFPIPESFGTEQQWREKFTEEQLFKEFTCDENGENQLPQEEGEKKIKKLGGYDKIYRIKFEADYLAELAYKGAIERYGDPIPKEVDDRVRFELHIMKTMGFPGYFLIVQDFINSARDELGVMVGPGRGSAAGSVVAYCLGITKIDPLKYDLLFERFLNPDRISLPDIDTDFDDDGRGKVLKWVSDKYGHENCAHIITYASMATKNSIKDVARVEKVPLAVSNALCKAIPDRLPEVDGKTPKMNLVNAIKAVPELREAEASSDTALANTIKYAKMLEGTVRGTGIHACGFIICRDPISDWVPVSTADDPDFKDVKTNCTQYDGHVIESTGLIKMDFLGLKTLSEMKECCAVIKQTRGIDIDLDHIPIDDPKTFELYQQGRTIGTFQFESNGMQKYLRELHPTVFEDLIAMNALYRPGPMDYIPSFIARKNGKEEIKYDIPCMEKYLKDTYGITVYQEQVMLLSRQLADFTRGESDALRKAMGKKKKDIVDAMKPKFIEGGKKNGHDPKILDKIWADWEKFASYAFNKSHAACYSWVAYQTAYLKANYPAEFMAAIMSRRRDQITEITKLMDECKAMGIATLGPDVNESYQKFGVNHHGEIRFGLAAIKGLGDGAAQAIIDEREKNGPYKDIFDFAQRIPFSSVNRKAFESLALSGGFDSFGIRREAFFAENAKGEPFLDTLVRYGQTYQAEKQQATTSLFGAFDDVEIATPPIPKTETRWSDIERLNKERDLVGIYLSAHPLDEYRIVLDNLCNASCTELADRCAALYDREDIYLGGIVTGVQSRFGKNNKPWGIITLEDFNGSGELVLFGEDWLNLNGKFIVGAAVYVTGKMTQRFSYSDQKELKVSNVELLQTVKDRAIDRITISVVTDHEKMDERVVEELGEIIAEHPGNTKLFFQLHDSAGTHRVLLRSQTKMIDVKNQLIEYIEQHPALDYQIN, from the coding sequence ATGGAAGATTTCATACATTTGCACGTTCATACATACTATTCCATTCTTGACGGACAATCAAAGATAAAAAACTTGGTAGACAAGGCCATTGGTGATGGCATGAAAGGCATGGCTATTACGGATCATGGCGACATGTTTGGTATCAAGGAATTTCACGATTATTGTATCAGTGTTAATAAGAACCGAAAGAAGGATGGACTAGAACCTTTTAAGCCTATTTTTGGTTGTGAGATGTATGTGGCACGTCATGGGCCTAAGGAGCAAAAGAATGGCAAGCAGGATCAGAGTGGTTATCACTTGATTGTGTTGGCCAAAAACTATAATGGTTATAAGAACCTGATTAAGTTGGTATCGAACTCATGGGTTGATGGCTATTATATGCGTCCACGTACGGACCGTGCAGATCTGGAAAAATATCATGAGGACTTGATTGTGTGCTCAGCATGTATTGCCGGTGAGGTGCCCAAGAAGATTCTTGATGGCGATATGGCTGGTGCGCGCGAAGCTCTGGAATGGTATCACCGCGTGTTTGGTGATGACTATTATCTGGAGTTGCAACGCCATGAGGTGACCGATCCAACAGTTCGTGCTAACCGAGAGACATTCCCCTTGCAGCAGCAGGCCAATAAGGTGCTTATTGAGTTGGCCAAGGAGTATGGCATCAAACTGGTCTGCACCAACGATGTGCACTTTGTTGATAAGGAGAATGCAGAGGCTCACGACCATCTGCTGTGCTTGTCAACGGGTAAGGACTTGGACGACCCCACCCGTATGCTTTATTCCAAGCAGGAGTGGTTTAAGACAAAGGCTGAGATGAATGATATCTTCAGTGATGTGCCCGAGGCTCTTTCTAATACACTTGAAATCTTGGATAAGGTGGAGGTCTATAGTTTGGACCACGACCCTATCATGCCGTTCTTCCCCATTCCTGAATCGTTTGGTACTGAGCAGCAGTGGCGCGAGAAGTTTACTGAGGAACAGCTTTTCAAGGAGTTTACTTGTGACGAAAACGGCGAGAATCAGTTGCCGCAAGAGGAGGGCGAGAAGAAAATCAAGAAGCTGGGTGGCTACGACAAGATATATCGTATTAAGTTCGAGGCTGACTATTTGGCAGAACTGGCCTACAAAGGTGCTATAGAACGTTATGGCGATCCTATTCCAAAGGAGGTTGACGACCGTGTACGTTTTGAGTTGCACATCATGAAGACCATGGGTTTCCCTGGCTACTTCCTTATCGTGCAAGACTTTATCAACTCGGCCCGCGATGAGTTGGGCGTGATGGTGGGTCCTGGTCGTGGTTCTGCTGCTGGTAGTGTGGTGGCCTATTGTCTTGGTATTACGAAGATTGACCCGTTGAAGTATGACCTGCTGTTCGAGAGATTCTTGAATCCCGACCGTATCTCGCTGCCTGATATTGATACCGACTTCGATGATGACGGACGAGGAAAGGTGCTGAAATGGGTGTCGGATAAGTATGGCCACGAGAACTGTGCGCATATCATTACCTACGCTTCGATGGCCACGAAGAACTCCATCAAAGATGTTGCACGTGTCGAGAAGGTGCCCTTGGCCGTCTCGAACGCTCTGTGTAAGGCTATTCCTGACCGTCTGCCTGAGGTGGATGGTAAAACACCAAAGATGAACCTGGTCAATGCGATTAAGGCTGTGCCTGAGTTGCGAGAGGCTGAGGCTTCTTCGGATACGGCTCTTGCCAATACAATTAAATATGCGAAGATGCTCGAGGGCACGGTGCGTGGCACGGGTATCCATGCGTGTGGCTTCATCATCTGTCGTGACCCTATCTCTGACTGGGTGCCTGTGAGTACGGCCGATGATCCAGACTTCAAAGACGTGAAGACTAACTGTACACAGTACGACGGTCACGTGATTGAGTCAACGGGTCTTATTAAAATGGACTTCCTTGGACTGAAAACGCTGTCAGAGATGAAGGAGTGTTGTGCTGTTATCAAGCAGACACGCGGCATTGATATTGACCTCGACCACATTCCTATAGATGATCCTAAGACCTTCGAACTCTATCAGCAGGGTCGAACCATTGGTACCTTCCAGTTTGAGTCGAATGGCATGCAGAAATATTTGCGTGAGTTGCATCCAACGGTGTTCGAAGACCTCATTGCCATGAACGCCCTTTACCGTCCAGGACCTATGGACTACATCCCGTCGTTCATTGCGCGTAAGAACGGTAAGGAAGAGATTAAATACGATATCCCTTGTATGGAGAAATACCTGAAGGATACTTATGGTATTACAGTGTATCAGGAGCAGGTGATGTTGCTGTCGCGACAGTTGGCCGACTTTACTCGTGGTGAGAGTGATGCGCTGCGTAAGGCCATGGGTAAGAAGAAAAAGGATATCGTTGATGCCATGAAGCCAAAGTTTATTGAGGGTGGCAAGAAGAATGGACACGACCCCAAGATTCTGGATAAGATCTGGGCCGACTGGGAAAAGTTTGCTTCTTATGCATTCAATAAATCGCATGCGGCCTGCTACTCGTGGGTAGCTTATCAGACGGCTTATCTTAAGGCAAACTATCCTGCTGAGTTCATGGCGGCCATTATGAGTCGCCGTCGTGACCAGATAACGGAAATCACCAAGCTGATGGACGAATGTAAGGCTATGGGCATTGCCACACTGGGTCCTGATGTCAATGAGTCGTATCAGAAGTTTGGTGTGAACCATCATGGTGAGATTCGATTTGGACTCGCTGCTATCAAGGGCTTGGGAGATGGTGCAGCACAGGCCATCATTGATGAGCGTGAGAAGAACGGCCCGTATAAGGATATCTTTGATTTTGCACAGCGCATTCCTTTCTCTAGTGTTAACCGCAAGGCTTTCGAATCGTTGGCTTTGAGTGGCGGTTTTGATAGCTTTGGCATCCGTCGTGAGGCGTTCTTTGCTGAAAACGCTAAGGGAGAACCTTTCCTTGATACGCTGGTGCGCTATGGTCAGACGTATCAAGCAGAGAAACAGCAGGCTACTACTTCGCTCTTTGGTGCATTCGACGATGTGGAGATTGCCACGCCTCCCATTCCGAAGACGGAAACGCGATGGAGTGATATTGAGCGTCTAAATAAGGAACGTGACCTGGTGGGTATCTATCTCTCGGCTCATCCGCTGGATGAGTATCGTATTGTACTTGATAATCTTTGTAATGCCTCTTGCACGGAACTGGCCGATCGTTGCGCAGCGCTTTACGATCGTGAAGATATCTATCTGGGAGGTATCGTTACTGGCGTGCAGTCGCGCTTTGGTAAGAATAATAAGCCTTGGGGTATCATCACCCTTGAAGACTTTAATGGCTCGGGCGAGTTGGTGCTGTTTGGTGAAGACTGGCTGAACCTGAATGGTAAGTTTATTGTTGGTGCGGCGGTCTATGTGACTGGCAAAATGACACAGCGTTTCAGCTATAGTGATCAGAAAGAACTGAAGGTGTCGAATGTGGAACTGCTACAGACCGTGAAGGATAGGGCCATTGACCGTATCACTATCTCGGTGGTGACTGACCATGAGAAGATGGATGAACGTGTGGTAGAGGAACTGGGAGAGATTATCGCAGAACATCCTGGAAACACAAAACTCTTCTTCCAGTTGCACGACTCGGCTGGTACACATCGTGTGCTGCTGCGTTCGCAGACAAAGATGATAGATGTGAAAAACCAACTCATAGAGTATATAGAACAGCATCCGGCCTTGGACTATCAGATTAACTGA
- the trxA gene encoding thioredoxin: MEVQITSENFEALKNGDLPLVLDFWATWCGPCRMVAPILSELAEKYEGKIVVGKCDVEENDELAAEFGIRNIPTILFFKGGVQVDKLVGAQSKAKFEEKIEALL; encoded by the coding sequence ATGGAAGTACAAATCACAAGCGAGAACTTTGAGGCCCTGAAGAATGGTGACCTGCCTTTGGTACTTGATTTTTGGGCTACATGGTGTGGACCTTGCCGTATGGTGGCTCCCATCCTGTCGGAATTGGCCGAGAAATACGAGGGTAAGATCGTAGTAGGCAAGTGTGACGTTGAGGAAAACGACGAACTGGCAGCAGAGTTTGGCATTCGTAATATTCCTACTATTCTTTTCTTTAAGGGCGGTGTCCAGGTAGATAAACTGGTTGGTGCTCAGTCTAAGGCTAAGTTTGAGGAGAAAATCGAAGCACTTCTCTAA
- the fucP gene encoding L-fucose:H+ symporter permease, translating to MKPSILTKDGVNFLMPFILITSCFALWGFANDMTGPIVKAFSKIFRMSVTEGALVQVAFYLGYFAMAFPAAMFIQRYSFKSGVMVGLSLFAIGSFMFFPAKMTGMYYPFLLAYFILTCGLSFLETSCNPYIYCMGSEDTATQRLNLAQAFNPIGALMGMYIAMEFVQAKMSPMTTEQRMSLSELQFNNLKDNDLSVLIGPYLGLGAACLLLLVLIRTHKMPKAGDTKVNKSIGSAFRELIKIENYREGVIAQFFYVGAQATCWTFIIQYGTRIFMEEGMDEKSAEILSQKYNIFAMLLFTVSRFICTWFLRYISAGRLLSILAICAIALSAGAILFTDRNGIYSLVGVSACMSLMFPTIYGIALRSVGDNVKFAGAGLIMAILGGSVFPLIQALIIDSGIELFGRTSINLSFLIPLICFVVIAVYGHRSYIRHYILTPDSKRHV from the coding sequence ATGAAACCAAGCATACTGACTAAAGACGGCGTCAATTTTCTGATGCCATTCATTCTCATCACATCCTGTTTTGCATTATGGGGCTTTGCCAACGACATGACAGGTCCTATTGTCAAAGCCTTCTCAAAAATATTCCGAATGAGCGTCACCGAAGGTGCCCTGGTACAGGTTGCCTTCTATTTAGGTTATTTTGCCATGGCCTTCCCAGCAGCCATGTTCATCCAGCGCTATTCCTTCAAGTCGGGTGTTATGGTAGGACTTAGTCTCTTTGCCATTGGGTCGTTCATGTTCTTCCCTGCCAAAATGACAGGCATGTACTACCCCTTCCTATTGGCCTACTTCATACTGACCTGCGGTCTGTCATTCCTAGAGACCTCCTGCAACCCATACATCTATTGCATGGGCAGCGAAGACACAGCCACCCAGCGTTTGAACTTAGCGCAAGCCTTCAATCCCATTGGTGCACTGATGGGCATGTATATCGCCATGGAATTTGTGCAAGCCAAGATGAGTCCTATGACCACAGAGCAACGTATGTCGCTCTCCGAGCTACAGTTCAACAATCTCAAGGACAACGATCTGAGCGTACTGATTGGTCCATATTTAGGTCTTGGTGCTGCCTGTTTGCTCCTTTTGGTTCTCATCAGGACACACAAGATGCCAAAAGCCGGAGACACGAAGGTCAACAAGAGCATTGGCTCAGCATTCCGAGAACTCATTAAGATTGAGAACTACCGTGAGGGTGTCATTGCCCAGTTCTTCTATGTAGGTGCCCAGGCCACTTGCTGGACCTTTATCATTCAATATGGTACACGCATCTTTATGGAAGAAGGTATGGACGAGAAAAGCGCCGAAATCCTATCACAAAAGTACAACATCTTTGCCATGCTACTCTTCACGGTGAGTCGTTTTATCTGCACATGGTTCCTAAGATATATCTCAGCCGGCCGCCTACTGTCCATCCTTGCCATCTGCGCCATAGCACTATCAGCAGGAGCTATTCTGTTCACCGACCGCAACGGCATCTACAGTCTGGTGGGTGTATCAGCCTGCATGTCGCTGATGTTCCCCACCATCTATGGCATTGCCTTGCGCAGTGTGGGCGACAACGTGAAATTCGCTGGTGCCGGCCTCATCATGGCCATCCTGGGTGGTTCGGTATTCCCACTTATCCAGGCATTAATCATCGATTCTGGCATAGAACTGTTTGGACGCACGTCCATCAACCTGTCGTTCCTCATTCCGCTTATCTGTTTTGTGGTAATCGCTGTTTATGGCCACAGATCCTATATCCGGCATTACATTCTGACACCAGACTCAAAACGACACGTATAA